The Clostridium beijerinckii genomic sequence AGACTTGCTATATCAAGAGCAATATTAAGAAAATCACCTATCTTAATTTTGGATGATTCAACTTCTGCCCTTGATATGGAAACTGAATTTAAAGTTCTTCAAAATCTAAAAAATGATAAGAAAAAAGCAACTACTTTTATAATTGCCCATAGGATATCTGGTGTAAAAGACGCTGATATAATTCTCTTTATGAAAGATGGTAGAATTGTAGAAAAAGGTGATCATTCAAGTTTAGTAAAGGCTAAAGGTTACTATCATAGTGTATATTCTCACCAATTTCAGGATTTTGAAGCACTTACATTGGAGGCGAATTAATATGAATGATATTTTACATGAATCATCAAAGATTCAAATAGTAAAAAGACTATTAACCTATGTTAAACCTTATAAACTGAAAGTTACTCTTGTAATTTTACTTTTACTTATTGTAATGGCTTGTAATTCAGTTACCCCTTATTTAATGAAGATATCTATAGATACTTTTGTTGCAGAAAAAAATGTTAAGGCTTTAATTCTTCTTGGATGTGGGTTAATACTTATGAATGTATTTTCAATGATTTTATCTGGAATCAGAACTATCGCCATGTCTAAGATTACCAATCAAATCTTAGTGGATATTAGACATAGCTTATATACTCATATACAAACTTTAAGCTTTAACTTTTTTGATAATAGACCCGTTGGAAAGATTATTTCAAGAGTTGTTGGAGATGTAAATGCTCTTCAAAATTTATTAAATAATAGTATTGTAAATTTAATTCCTAATGTTTTTACTATTATCCTTGTAATTTGTCTAATGCTTATATTAAACCCAATGCTGGCTGGTATCTGCTTAATTACAATGCCTTTATTATTATTTGCAATGTTCTACATTCAAATTAAGGCAGATAATAAATGGAAAATTTTTAGAGAACATCGTTCATCGCTAATTGGATACACTCATGAATCCTTATCAGGAATGAAGGTAATTCAAGGCTTTAGCAGAAAATATTACGCTAAAGATAAATTTGACAGCCATATTGGAAATCATGCAAATGGTTTTATGACTGCTGTATTTACTCAAGATTTCTTTTGGCCATTTTTGACTGCATTCCGTGGTTTAAGTATGGTAATTCTACTCGGCTCTGGATATTTGTTAAGCAAACAAGGAAATTTAAGCTTAGGTACTTTAATGGCATTTTTTATGTACATTGAAATGCTTTGGAGACCTATTATAAATCTATCTTCATTTTATAATGCTTTTGTCACCAGTATGTCTGCTGGCGAAAGAATTTTTGATATTTTAGATACCAAAAGCGATATTGTAGATGAAGCATCAATTAAGGCTCTCCCTCAAATTAAAGGAGATATAGAATTTGATCATGTTACTTTTTCCTATACTAATGCTGATATTCCGGCTCTTAAGAATACTTCTTTTAAATTAAAAGCTGGCGAAAAAATAGCTTTAGTTGGTGAAACTGGTGCAGGAAAAACAACCATAACTAATTTAATTAGCAGATTTTATGACCCTACCTTTGGCTGTGTAAAAATTGATGGTTTAGATATAAAAGACGTCACTGTTGAAAGCTTAAGAAGTCAAATGGGTATAATGCTTCAAGATTCATTTTTATTTTCAACCTCAATTAAAGAAAATATACGCTATGGTAAATTAAACGCTACAGATGAAGAGGTAGTACAAGCTGCAAAGGCAGTTAATGCTCATGAGTTTATCGAAAAACTAGAAAAGGGATATGATACTGATGTAAATGAAAGAGGTTCAAGACTATCCCTTGGTCAGAGACAATTAATAGCTTTTGCAAGAGCTCTAATTGCAGATCCAAGAATACTAATACTAGATGAAGCAACTGCAAATATAGATACTGAAACTGAATTATTAGTTCAAGAAGGTATAAAAAAGCTTATGAAAGGAAGAACCTCAATAGTAATAGCTCATAGGCTTTCTACCATAAGAGATTGTGATAAAATTTTTGTACTTTCTAAAGGTAAAATAGTTGAATCAGGCACTCATGATGAACTTCTTAAAAATCATGGTTATTATTATAAACTGTATTCAGCTCAATACAGCTTCCTAAAGCAGGATGCTTAAAAAACTTCAAGTTATCTAAAGACTTATTAAAAAGATAACAAAATAAATAACTTAGCTAACTCATTTAGGAGTTAGCTAAGTTAAAAACATATTAATAAATTAAGCTCTTTTTCAATTCCTCCTGATATATCTATCATATAATGCTTTTTAGGTACACATACGCCTGTTGTATTAAACCTTTTTGTCATAGCTTCACTCTCCATCTTTAAATAGTATGATGCTCTGCAAAAATTACTAATAACTATTCACTATCTAAACAAACGCCACAAATATTTCCTTTCCTTCATAATGTATTATTTCTTTTTTATACTCTTTATCTTTATTAAAATTGTAAACAACAAGATATCCCTTATCTAACCCTTGAATATCTAGATAGTTTTTAATCTGATTTAATCCTTTTTTATGGTATTCAGCACCTCTCCATATTTTAAGTTCAATTACGTACTTACTTGAAAGATAACTAACTACTATATCAAGTCTCTTTTCTTCAGAAATCTGTACTTCTTTGAAATCAAACCCTACACCATTTATTATTGGTTTTATAAATGCTAAAAATAGTAATCTACCCTCACGTTCTATAAATTTTGAGTCAATGGAACTGTATTGTTCTTTAATAAACTGTTGGAATTTTAAAAGTATCTTTTCAAAATCTAATCCATTATCAATTATGAAATTTTCTTTGAAATTATAAGTTGACATATCTGTATTATTTTCAAGCTTGGAAGAGAAATAATTATAAAGCATTTGCTCAAATATTCTGTTAGATATTTTTACTCTTCCATCTATATTTTTTAAATATCCGTATATAACTCCTAAATTTATAAGTGGATTATGAATATTAAAAGTCTTTTCCGTACCATTAATTATTAAATCAAATATATAGTCTTTAAATTCATTATTATTTTCAATATTTTTTACTAAATCATCAAAAAGTGTATTATTTTCTTGTAGTAATTCCTTTACTGATCTATTAATATTTTCTTCATTCCATAATAATTGATTTTCATCAATTATCTGACAAAGTCTGCTTACTAAGAAAGGATAACCACTTGTATAAAAATAAATTATTTCTGAAATTTCTTTAATACTAATTGTCACATTTTTATCTTCTGAATATTCTTTTAACATGGTGCTTATCTCATCTGAATTAAAACTCATATCTACATTGAAATTTACTGCTATATTCCAAGGACTATTATATTTTTTTTCGTCATCTTGTCTGATTTTAAGCTTCAAATTCTTAATATCATACACCCCAGCAAGAATTACTGAATAAAAGGTTTTATCTTTACCCTGTTGCCTTAATAAAAATTTATTTCTAAGCATTCCTAAAAAGCTCATAAATAACTGATTATTAGAGCTCTTATCAACTTCATCAATAAACAGTACAATCTCTTTGTCAACAATTCTACAGAAATTTGTAATAGCTTTTGACACAGCATTTAAATCATTAATATCTTCAGACATTTCATAAAGTTTAGATGAATATTCTTGGTAATTAAACTGGATACTATCTCCGAAGATTTTTAATATTGTTTTAGAAAAAGTTTTTTCTTCCTCAAATATTAAATCTCCTAAACCTTCAAAACTAATACTTAAAACTAAATATTCGTCTTTCAATTCTTGTTCTAGCATATACATTGTAGTAGTTTTTCCATATTGCCTAGGCCTATTTATAACGAAATAATCTCCTCTATAAACCATACTTTTTATTTGCGTCAGCTTATTTGTTATATCAACCATATAATGCAAATGAGGAATGCAAACACCTGTTGTATTAAATCTTCTGTTCAAAATCAACACCTCTTTTCCGTAGTTGTATTCTATCTTTTACATTGATACCCGAACCACTTATATAGTAGTTATTATACCATATATTAAGAAACTAAAATTTTTTTCCTTCTAATCTTCTTAACTTTTTTTATTCTTAAATTGTAAAAAACTTTTATTCAAACCCATAGTCCTTTAAATGAATATTTAATTGATCTATATTACTGATTCCTATACTATCAACTTTTATCTCATCTATGTTTTTAACAAAAGCACTGTGGGTACTTCCACTGAAATATCATTTTTTACTGCATTTACTCTTTTATGCATTTACAATAATCTATAAGAGTATCTAATGTAAATTTAGCGTTGGCGGGACTAGTTGAAGGTAACTTTATAATATCTCTTTTTATTATTGGATATGTATATTTCATGTAAAGTTTGAAAGCCTTGTCACCATTTGCATATATCTTTTCAATGCTAGCATTATTCAAGACAATCGATAAATCTGATGGTACTACATTCTTAATACTACTATCACTTGATCCTGTGATTTCGCAGCTTTCTATTACGTCCCAGAGCGCAATTCCATTATTTAAAAGCATATCTTTCTTGTCAAAAGTTGTATTAGCTTCATCACAATCAAAAATTCCTGCTATTACTTTCCAAAATCTATTTCTAGCATTGGCATAATAAAATTGAGCTTCTCTTGATTGAACTGATGGAAATGTACCAAGTATTAACATCCTTGATTTTCCATTTATCTTTTAAAATTTAGTGTTTCTTATTCTAAAATGCAAAAATGATTTTTCTTTTCAATATTTCTTTTGACTTTATTAGCATTTTTACTATTAATTTCAAATGCGTATGGCAATTCCTTAGCTATATCTTTCTTTATTTCTTTATAGCTTTTTAGCTCTTCTAATAAATACTTATCATCAGTTTCAACAATTGTAACTTTTCTAATTTTTATCTTCTTACTTCTTTCATTCCATTCATTTAATGACATAAGAACATTTTCTGGAATTTTATTTTTTGAGGCATCTTTTAAATATTCTATTACTTCTTCTATAGATATATCATTATCCAATGCCATAACCATGGATTTAAATGATATTTTATATATACTTACTGTATCTTCTGATAATTTTTCAGCAAATTTATC encodes the following:
- a CDS encoding ABC transporter ATP-binding protein, with translation MNDILHESSKIQIVKRLLTYVKPYKLKVTLVILLLLIVMACNSVTPYLMKISIDTFVAEKNVKALILLGCGLILMNVFSMILSGIRTIAMSKITNQILVDIRHSLYTHIQTLSFNFFDNRPVGKIISRVVGDVNALQNLLNNSIVNLIPNVFTIILVICLMLILNPMLAGICLITMPLLLFAMFYIQIKADNKWKIFREHRSSLIGYTHESLSGMKVIQGFSRKYYAKDKFDSHIGNHANGFMTAVFTQDFFWPFLTAFRGLSMVILLGSGYLLSKQGNLSLGTLMAFFMYIEMLWRPIINLSSFYNAFVTSMSAGERIFDILDTKSDIVDEASIKALPQIKGDIEFDHVTFSYTNADIPALKNTSFKLKAGEKIALVGETGAGKTTITNLISRFYDPTFGCVKIDGLDIKDVTVESLRSQMGIMLQDSFLFSTSIKENIRYGKLNATDEEVVQAAKAVNAHEFIEKLEKGYDTDVNERGSRLSLGQRQLIAFARALIADPRILILDEATANIDTETELLVQEGIKKLMKGRTSIVIAHRLSTIRDCDKIFVLSKGKIVESGTHDELLKNHGYYYKLYSAQYSFLKQDA
- a CDS encoding GxxExxY protein yields the protein MNRRFNTTGVCIPHLHYMVDITNKLTQIKSMVYRGDYFVINRPRQYGKTTTMYMLEQELKDEYLVLSISFEGLGDLIFEEEKTFSKTILKIFGDSIQFNYQEYSSKLYEMSEDINDLNAVSKAITNFCRIVDKEIVLFIDEVDKSSNNQLFMSFLGMLRNKFLLRQQGKDKTFYSVILAGVYDIKNLKLKIRQDDEKKYNSPWNIAVNFNVDMSFNSDEISTMLKEYSEDKNVTISIKEISEIIYFYTSGYPFLVSRLCQIIDENQLLWNEENINRSVKELLQENNTLFDDLVKNIENNNEFKDYIFDLIINGTEKTFNIHNPLINLGVIYGYLKNIDGRVKISNRIFEQMLYNYFSSKLENNTDMSTYNFKENFIIDNGLDFEKILLKFQQFIKEQYSSIDSKFIEREGRLLFLAFIKPIINGVGFDFKEVQISEEKRLDIVVSYLSSKYVIELKIWRGAEYHKKGLNQIKNYLDIQGLDKGYLVVYNFNKDKEYKKEIIHYEGKEIFVAFV
- a CDS encoding DNA-deoxyinosine glycosylase; this encodes MLILGTFPSVQSREAQFYYANARNRFWKVIAGIFDCDEANTTFDKKDMLLNNGIALWDVIESCEITGSSDSSIKNVVPSDLSIVLNNASIEKIYANGDKAFKLYMKYTYPIIKRDIIKLPSTSPANAKFTLDTLIDYCKCIKE